Genomic DNA from Flavobacterium sp. N502540:
AACCTCAGAACCTTAGCATCTTAGAACCTTCTAAATAGGCTTATAACTCTTCACTTCCCATTTTTTAGAAGCCAGGTCAATATAATTGTAATGTAAAACATCATTTTTATCAAATTGTCCATTTTGGTTGGTATCTTCAATCGTTCTGAAATACAAACGATTTCTTGATTCGATTAAATTCCAGTCTACCAATTCCTGAAAGTCTTCTGAAATTTTCGTAAAACGCTCACCGCTGATATTACTTAAATACAACGTCTTAATATCACTGGTATCAATTTTACCATCTTTATTGGTATCTGAGTCGGCCAGAGTATAAACCATAATCTGATTCTGTGTTTTATCGGCAACCGTTTTTAAATAAGTAGCCGTCAAAATCAGGGCCGGTTTATCTGTCAGAGGACGTATGGAATCTGAATCAACTTTCTGAAACTTCAGGTTTTGCAAATAACCCGTGATTTCAAATTCTCCTAAATTAGAGATTGTAAAACTTACATCATTTACACTCGAAGAGCCATAACGGGCTTTTGTTCCTTTTTCAAAAACACGCAAGTCTCCAACCGGGTGAATCAAATAACTTGTTCCTTCCATTTGAATAGGCAAATCGGCTATTTCAATCTGTGTAGAATCTGTTTTTGCAACAGTATTCGTTTTACTGGCGGTATCGTAAATTACTTTAGGTTTCTTCACTTCATCTTTACAACTTGTAAGTGTTCCGATGATTGCCAGAGCTATATAGGTTAAGATCTTTTTCATGTATGCTAATTCTATTAGGATATCAAATATAGTATTTTTGATTGTATTATCTATTTTTATTGAATTTTACTAGTGTAAAGATATTGAGAAATACAATCCCAAAATAGCCAAGAAAAAGAAACCAATATCTTTTAAACAATGCTAAAACATATTGAGCCTGTCTTTCTTTTTCTTTATCTAAAAAGTATTCTTTATTTGTCTCCCCATAATAACAACTATACATATGGATACTATTTCTTTTCGGTTTTGGTTTAGCACTCGCTAATACATATATATCATCTCCATACGGAGCCCAGGTTGGAACCTTCTCTACCAATAAAATATCAATAACATCTACAAAAGTATTATAATCTGTTTTTGAACCAAAATGAATTTTCGCTCCATTCACAGTATCATATTTCTTAACTAAATCTCGAACAAAATACCTTAGTTCCTGCAATTTTAGTTCTTGCGTTTTGTCATCATTAAAAATAAAATCTTTGTATTTTCTTAAGTCTTTAATTTTATATTTTTCAAATTCTTCTTTATCCGGAACTAAAGAAATATCCAACACCCCATAAACCTTAAAAGCATCAACTTTATAAAAATGATAAAAACAAAACAAAGGGATTAAGATTAAAGAAATCATTCCCGGAACGTAAAAAATCTTCTTTCGTTTTTCACGTTTTGCAATCATAATCTCGCATTCAACTTCACATTAAAAACCCTCGAGGTCATATAATTTGGAATTGCATACTGATTTTTAGAATACACATCACGGACCCAGGTATTGGTAATCGCATTTTGATTATTGAAAAGATTGAAAATTTCAACTCCAACAGACAATTCTTTAAAGTTCTTCAACCATTTAGCCTTAGCAACTTTCGTGTTTCCATCTACAAAAACTTTCGCAAAACCAACATCAGCTCTACGATAATCATTCAATCTTCTTTGGTACAGATATGGATCTGAATAAGCCGGTGCTCCTCCGGGTAAACCGGTATTATAAACCAGATTCAAATACAACTTTACACTTGGAATACTTGGCATATAATCCTGAAACAGCATCGCAAATTTCAAACGCTGGTCTGTGGGCCTCGCGATATAACCTTTGTTTTCATAATTCTCTTCGGTTTTTAAATATCCAAAGCTAATCCATGATTCTGTTCCGGGTACAAACTCTCCATTCAGTCTAAAATCAACTCCTTGTGCATAGGCTTTTGCATTATTATTGGCAACATATCGAATTCTGACATTATCAATAGAATACACATTTACATCTGAAAGCGATTTATAATAAAGTTCTGTAACCCATTTAAAAGGACGATTCCACATTTTAAAATTATAATCGTTCCCCAAAACGATATGAACGGATTCCTGCGCTTTCACATTTGGATTTACCACACCATTTAAATCCCTAAGTTCTCTATAAAAAGGGGGCTGATGGTACAATCCTCCGGAAAGTCGGAAGAGCATGTCCATATCCCAATCCGGTTTTAAAGCAAATTGGGCACGCGGACTGAAAACGGTTTGAGTCTTACCTTCAACAGCACCTCCTGAAACATTCCAACTCTGAAAACGAGCTCCGAGATTATACCAAACCTGACTGGATCCTATTTCCGATTTTTTATTCCATTGCGCATATCCCGAAAATCGGTTTATGGTATTAAAATTTGTCGCCCGCACCTCCTGATACGGTAATAACGGCCCGGTATAAGACTCATAAGGCTGATTGTTCTTCGGTAAAAAAGCGATTGGTGGATTAATCGAGAATCCGGCCGAATCAATCATCTCCCACTCTACAATTCGATCCCTAATTGATTCACGCGTATATTTCAAACCAAATTCCAGCTGACTGTCATTTTTCCATTCTTTAAAACCTTTGATTTCTACATTGGCGATTAAAGCATCTAAGTCATTTCGGGCATGACTCAATTGCGAACCTATTCCACGAGTGAAATCAACATTTGAGGTGTCTTCATTTTCGACACTACCCAAACGATATTGTGCGAGAATATCAAAATGCTCCTGTTCTATGGTATGAAAAAGCGAACCAATTAGTTTCAAAGTAAAAGTGGGCGAAACTTTGTATGTCGTTTTTAAGGCGCCGAAATAGGTATTGTACTGATCCCTTTCCCTGCC
This window encodes:
- a CDS encoding TonB-dependent receptor plug domain-containing protein gives rise to the protein MTSISYAQKAHVKGVILDEQKRPVTGVNISSSGNVSQSDSNGFYEIVVPSGKKISLIFTHVSLKMMSLTVHLASNEIFVFNPLMSSSEEQMGEVFVSSKSKKRIQGIANVDVATIKKIPGANAGIENILKTLPGVNSNNELSTQYAVRGGNYDENLVYVNEIEVYRPFLIRSGQQEGLSFTNTDLVQNVDFSAGGFQAKFGDKLSSVLDITYRKPTQFGASLEASLLGGSISADAVSKNKKWSAVTGVRYRNNSLLVNSQDTQTNYTPTFADIQTNVNYDISAKWQMSFLGNISQNKYLYQPLTRETKFGTIDQPMALAVYYEGRERDQYNTYFGALKTTYKVSPTFTLKLIGSLFHTIEQEHFDILAQYRLGSVENEDTSNVDFTRGIGSQLSHARNDLDALIANVEIKGFKEWKNDSQLEFGLKYTRESIRDRIVEWEMIDSAGFSINPPIAFLPKNNQPYESYTGPLLPYQEVRATNFNTINRFSGYAQWNKKSEIGSSQVWYNLGARFQSWNVSGGAVEGKTQTVFSPRAQFALKPDWDMDMLFRLSGGLYHQPPFYRELRDLNGVVNPNVKAQESVHIVLGNDYNFKMWNRPFKWVTELYYKSLSDVNVYSIDNVRIRYVANNNAKAYAQGVDFRLNGEFVPGTESWISFGYLKTEENYENKGYIARPTDQRLKFAMLFQDYMPSIPSVKLYLNLVYNTGLPGGAPAYSDPYLYQRRLNDYRRADVGFAKVFVDGNTKVAKAKWLKNFKELSVGVEIFNLFNNQNAITNTWVRDVYSKNQYAIPNYMTSRVFNVKLNARL